A DNA window from Turicibacter sp. TJ11 contains the following coding sequences:
- a CDS encoding VOC family protein, whose protein sequence is MINYIAKITIYVNNQEEAKQFWTEKMGFICHEQPMGPNFKWMEVKPNKSTSTSFVIYEKQLMKAQNPNMSVEHPNVILSTSSIETVYNKLKENEVEVGPLQEMPYGKMFSFKDQDGNNYLLREDK, encoded by the coding sequence GTGATTAATTATATCGCTAAAATTACAATCTATGTTAATAATCAAGAAGAAGCTAAACAATTTTGGACGGAAAAGATGGGATTTATTTGTCATGAACAACCAATGGGTCCGAATTTTAAATGGATGGAAGTTAAACCAAACAAAAGTACATCGACCTCATTTGTTATTTATGAAAAGCAATTAATGAAAGCACAAAATCCAAATATGTCAGTCGAACATCCTAATGTCATTTTAAGTACTTCATCAATTGAAACCGTGTATAATAAATTAAAAGAAAATGAAGTAGAAGTAGGACCATTACAAGAAATGCCTTACGGTAAAATGTTCTCATTTAAAGATCAAGATGGAAATAACTACTTACTTCGAGAAGATAAATAA